A single genomic interval of Arthrobacter methylotrophus harbors:
- the gdhA gene encoding NADP-specific glutamate dehydrogenase, protein MDARLEAIRDTVLARNPGEGEFHQTVTEVFDSLGPVHDRHPEFLEGAVLERLCEPERQIIFRVPWTDDAGGFQINRGFRVEFNSALGPYKGGLRFHPSVNLGIIKFLGFEQIFKNALTGMPIGGGKGGSDFDPRGRSDAEIMRFCQSFMTELYRHIGEYTDVPAGDIGVGGREIGYLFGQYKRITNRYESGVLTGKGISWGGSLVRPEATGYGTVIFTEEMLKTRGQSFEGQRVVVSGSGNVAINAIAKAQALGATVVACSDSSGYIVDEAGIDVDLLRQIKEIERGRLKDYEARRSAVSYVEGGSVWDIDATVALPCATQNELDGDAAARLVRNGLLAVGEGANMPSTRDAVVVFQKAGILFGPGKAANAGGVATSALEMQQNASRDSWSFAHTEERLTEIMVGIHERCSATADEYGDPGNYVLGANISGFVKVADAMLAQGLI, encoded by the coding sequence ATGGACGCACGGCTTGAAGCCATCCGGGATACGGTGCTGGCACGAAATCCCGGCGAAGGGGAGTTCCACCAGACAGTCACTGAGGTCTTCGACAGCCTCGGCCCAGTGCACGACCGCCACCCGGAGTTCCTTGAAGGCGCAGTCCTCGAACGGCTCTGCGAGCCCGAACGCCAGATCATCTTCCGGGTGCCGTGGACGGACGATGCCGGCGGCTTCCAGATCAACCGTGGTTTCCGGGTGGAGTTCAATTCGGCGTTGGGACCCTACAAGGGTGGCCTGCGCTTCCACCCCTCGGTAAACCTAGGGATCATTAAGTTCCTCGGCTTCGAGCAGATCTTCAAGAACGCGCTGACCGGCATGCCGATCGGCGGTGGTAAGGGCGGGTCCGACTTCGACCCCAGAGGACGCTCGGACGCCGAGATCATGCGCTTCTGCCAGTCCTTCATGACCGAGCTGTACCGCCACATCGGCGAATACACCGACGTTCCGGCGGGGGACATCGGCGTCGGCGGCCGCGAAATCGGCTACCTCTTCGGACAGTACAAGCGGATCACCAACCGCTACGAATCCGGCGTCCTCACCGGTAAGGGCATCTCTTGGGGCGGTTCGCTGGTGCGGCCCGAAGCCACCGGTTACGGCACCGTGATCTTTACCGAGGAAATGCTCAAAACCCGCGGCCAGTCGTTTGAGGGCCAGCGCGTGGTGGTCTCCGGCTCCGGCAACGTCGCCATCAACGCGATCGCCAAGGCGCAGGCGCTCGGTGCCACGGTTGTGGCGTGCTCCGATTCCTCCGGCTACATCGTGGATGAGGCCGGGATCGACGTCGACCTCCTGCGCCAGATCAAAGAGATCGAGCGCGGACGGCTCAAGGACTACGAAGCCCGGCGCTCCGCCGTTTCCTATGTGGAGGGAGGCTCCGTCTGGGACATCGACGCGACGGTGGCGCTGCCGTGCGCCACGCAGAACGAACTCGATGGCGACGCTGCCGCCCGGCTGGTCCGCAACGGCCTGCTGGCGGTGGGGGAGGGCGCCAACATGCCCTCGACGCGAGACGCCGTCGTGGTCTTCCAAAAAGCCGGCATCCTGTTCGGCCCGGGCAAGGCCGCCAACGCCGGCGGGGTGGCGACGTCCGCGCTGGAGATGCAGCAGAACGCTAGCCGCGACTCCTGGTCCTTCGCGCACACCGAAGAACGGCTCACCGAGATTATGGTCGGGATCCACGAACGCTGCTCAGCCACCGCGGACGAGTACGGTGACCCGGGGAACTACGTACTGGGAGCGAACATCAGCGGCTTCGTGAAGGTTGCGGACGCGATGCTGGCCCAGGGACTCATTTAG
- a CDS encoding SDR family NAD(P)-dependent oxidoreductase, whose amino-acid sequence MQLENKVAFITGGGSGLGLATAKTFIAEGAKVMIFDFNPKSQEVADEIGAKFVQGDVSKAESVEAAVAKTVEEFGSLHIAVASAGVGGEGDVVTSTVENWERTNGIDYSGVFYTNKYVIEQLLKQGDGGVVVNLASMFGLVAVSNNIAYSASKGGVVNMTRAAGTMYAKEGIRVNAVAPGVIRTPLIDEPTLEQYANLHPAGRVGEAQEVADLITFLASDKAKFITGAIIPIDGGYTAV is encoded by the coding sequence ATGCAGCTCGAGAACAAGGTCGCATTCATCACCGGCGGCGGATCGGGGCTCGGTCTCGCCACCGCAAAGACCTTCATCGCGGAAGGTGCGAAGGTCATGATCTTCGACTTCAACCCCAAATCCCAGGAAGTCGCCGACGAGATCGGCGCGAAGTTCGTCCAGGGCGACGTTTCAAAGGCCGAGAGCGTCGAGGCCGCCGTCGCGAAGACGGTCGAGGAGTTTGGCAGCCTTCACATTGCCGTCGCCTCGGCGGGTGTCGGCGGCGAGGGCGACGTCGTCACCTCGACCGTCGAAAACTGGGAGCGCACCAATGGCATCGACTACTCAGGGGTGTTCTATACGAACAAGTACGTCATCGAGCAGCTCCTGAAACAGGGCGACGGCGGCGTGGTTGTCAACCTTGCTTCGATGTTCGGTCTCGTGGCCGTCTCGAACAACATTGCTTACTCGGCCTCGAAGGGCGGCGTTGTCAACATGACCCGCGCGGCCGGGACGATGTACGCCAAGGAGGGTATCCGGGTGAACGCGGTGGCTCCGGGCGTCATCCGTACCCCGCTCATTGACGAGCCGACCCTGGAGCAGTATGCAAACCTCCACCCGGCCGGTCGCGTTGGCGAGGCGCAGGAGGTCGCCGACCTCATCACGTTCCTCGCGAGCGACAAGGCGAAGTTCATCACCGGCGCGATCATTCCGATCGACGGCGGCTATACGGCCGTCTAA